From Pseudoalteromonas viridis, the proteins below share one genomic window:
- the panP gene encoding pyridoxal-dependent aspartate 1-decarboxylase PanP: MGPKRCAVASEESLMRIFTVPEAPSSTLSVIEQEISSNLAGFLNENIAAIEKPLHEIEKDFQSAMIPEEPMFVSDYAQDIMEQLVAHSVHTASPSFIGHMTSALPHFVLPLSKLMVGLNQNLVKIETSKAFTPLERQVLGMMHHLAYGENDAFYEKWMHSAKTALGAFCSGGTIANISALWIARNRLLGPDGDFKGLASEGIMAAMLHYGYKGLAVLVSERGHYSLGKAADVLGIGRSNFVAVKTDDNNKVNVAAMRAKAQELSERGIKVMAIVGVAGTTETGNIDPLPEMAALAQELGCHFHVDAAWGGATLLSDNYRHLLKGIELADSITIDAHKQMYVPMGAGIVLFKDPTATDAIEHHAEYILRKGSKDLGSHTLEGSRPGMAMLVHACLRVIGRKGYEMLIDKGIEKAQYFADLIRADEDFELVSEPELCLLTYRYVPRQIRQAIDRADEQERIDIYAALNRFTASMQKRQRESGRSFVSRTRLTPAQYQHQPTVVFRVVLANPLTSKQMLNEILAEQKGLAQSDPVFKKYLAKYMA, from the coding sequence ATGGGTCCAAAGCGTTGTGCAGTCGCTTCTGAAGAAAGCTTAATGCGTATTTTCACCGTTCCAGAAGCACCCAGCTCCACGTTAAGTGTAATAGAGCAGGAAATTTCCAGTAATCTGGCGGGCTTTCTGAATGAAAATATCGCAGCAATTGAAAAGCCATTGCATGAGATAGAAAAAGACTTTCAGTCGGCGATGATCCCGGAAGAACCAATGTTTGTCTCTGACTATGCTCAGGATATTATGGAGCAGCTGGTGGCGCACTCTGTGCATACCGCCTCGCCAAGTTTTATCGGGCATATGACCTCAGCGCTGCCGCATTTTGTTCTGCCGCTATCTAAGCTGATGGTCGGGCTAAACCAGAACCTGGTAAAAATAGAAACTTCAAAAGCATTCACGCCTTTGGAGCGCCAGGTGCTGGGTATGATGCACCATCTTGCCTATGGCGAAAACGACGCCTTCTATGAAAAGTGGATGCACAGCGCGAAGACCGCGCTTGGTGCGTTTTGCTCTGGCGGCACCATCGCCAATATTTCGGCTTTATGGATTGCGCGCAACCGCTTACTGGGCCCGGATGGTGACTTTAAGGGGCTTGCCAGTGAAGGAATTATGGCCGCCATGCTGCACTATGGTTATAAAGGCCTGGCAGTGTTGGTTTCTGAGCGCGGCCATTATTCACTGGGTAAAGCCGCCGATGTACTGGGCATTGGCCGTAGTAACTTTGTTGCGGTAAAAACCGATGATAATAACAAGGTCAATGTGGCGGCTATGCGTGCCAAAGCACAGGAACTGAGTGAGCGTGGGATCAAGGTCATGGCCATTGTTGGCGTTGCGGGCACTACTGAGACCGGCAACATTGACCCCTTGCCAGAAATGGCGGCCCTTGCACAGGAATTGGGTTGTCATTTCCATGTCGACGCAGCGTGGGGCGGTGCGACTTTGCTGTCTGACAATTACCGTCACTTGCTCAAGGGCATTGAGCTGGCAGATTCCATCACCATAGATGCGCACAAGCAGATGTATGTGCCAATGGGCGCAGGCATAGTGTTGTTTAAAGACCCTACTGCAACGGATGCCATTGAACACCATGCGGAATATATCCTGCGTAAAGGCTCTAAAGATTTGGGCAGTCATACTCTGGAAGGCAGTCGTCCGGGCATGGCCATGTTAGTGCATGCCTGCTTGCGGGTGATTGGCCGTAAAGGCTATGAAATGCTGATCGACAAAGGCATTGAAAAAGCCCAGTATTTTGCAGATCTGATCCGCGCAGACGAAGACTTTGAGTTGGTTTCAGAGCCGGAGCTATGTTTGCTGACCTATCGCTATGTGCCAAGGCAGATCCGCCAGGCGATTGACCGCGCAGATGAGCAGGAGCGCATCGACATTTATGCTGCACTTAATCGTTTTACCGCCAGTATGCAAAAACGTCAGCGTGAGTCGGGACGCTCTTTTGTCTCGCGGACGCGTTTAACTCCCGCTCAGTATCAGCATCAGCCAACTGTGGTATTCAGAGTGGTGTTAGCCAATCCGCTCACCTCAAAGCAGATGTTAAACGAGATCCTGGCAGAACAAAAAGGCCTGGCGCAGAGCGATCCGGTGTTTAAAAAGTATCTGGCAAAGTACATGGCCTAA
- a CDS encoding PAS domain-containing hybrid sensor histidine kinase/response regulator: MTAALILVAIAYIGLLFWLANWGDKTTPVATRISHHPFVYALALGIYCTSWTYYGSVGTATTSSWHYLPILLGPALLFMFGQGFLRKLILVSKKQNITTIADFISARYGKRQTTAVMVTMIALLATIPYIALQLKALSSSFLLLQQGTPISGGMLAMTGTLLMALFAIFFGTRKVDVTEYRSGLMLAIAFESLIKLLALMAVAVIAVQALLTQNSLTTVNLTHWQGFDFTNFNFIGQTLMAAAAIICLPRQFHVTVVDNQDRRHLRTARWAFPLYLILIAAMILPIASAAIHPDIGQDMAADSFVLALPMMQGHPLITTFVFIGGLSAATAMIVVATLTLSTMLSNDVVLPLLLKRKFKKNRLTSNYKSRILLIRRFIIAAILVLAFLYQQWFGHGEALANMGLVAFSLVTQLLPAIVGGLYWRKGHAYGVYAGLLAGFLCWMLFLMFPVIEAGSSLDFETRQTIITRGTLLALLANISCYISFSLGAYERLIDKIQAAAFVSPWEQASAAKRLNKDVKATVYDFTVLLQTFLGIQRSQQLLSHYAINHDIEDSNAYPSADFIAFCERALTGVLGASSARALIHAVSSGKQLAFEEVVNFFDETTQALQFNQNLLFTSLENLSHGISVVDKDLKLVAWNRRYHEMFQYPDGFLQVGQSIEEVIRFNAERGECGPGELEKLVDKRVQHLKNGTPHHFIRHRSDGQVFEMTGNPLPEGGFVTSFSDITSHIDTQNALEEINMDLENRIEARTQEIRLINQDLKAQIASREKTEQALVAAKKEAERANDSKTRFLALASHDILQPLNAARLYLAAINEDKLPENDRSNLEKLGASLDSTVHLMSALLDIAKLEQGAMKPTPRHFDIDDIMSPLANEYAILCQEKGLALRVRTSHQVIHSDITYLRRIVQNLVSNAVKYTDQGRVLLACRRRSHSVRIEVWDTGPGISEHEQQKIFNDFYRIQSGDNKGVGLGLGVVKRLCELLSMPLEMHSIPGKGSRFCVEVPLGELQQVQQKAAQTEQKPSAKASLNLLVVDDDPKNLAAMASLLDKWQFSYQMFERADIARQYAADNPAPDFILMDYQLDNDENGVNLITELRQCWQAEVPAVLITAVRDEPLKLQAKQARIHYLSKPLKPAKLKALLSHNA, encoded by the coding sequence ATGACGGCTGCACTGATCCTCGTTGCCATCGCCTATATCGGCTTACTATTTTGGCTCGCCAACTGGGGAGATAAGACCACCCCCGTGGCCACCCGGATCAGCCATCACCCTTTTGTATACGCCCTGGCACTGGGCATTTATTGTACCTCCTGGACCTATTACGGCTCAGTGGGCACCGCCACCACCAGCAGCTGGCACTACCTGCCCATTTTACTAGGCCCGGCGCTGCTCTTTATGTTTGGTCAGGGGTTTTTACGCAAGCTGATCCTGGTCAGTAAAAAGCAAAACATTACCACTATCGCCGACTTTATCTCAGCGCGCTATGGTAAACGTCAGACCACCGCTGTCATGGTCACTATGATAGCGTTGCTGGCCACCATTCCTTACATAGCGCTGCAACTCAAAGCGCTGAGCAGCAGCTTTTTGCTGTTACAACAGGGCACCCCAATCTCTGGCGGCATGCTGGCCATGACGGGCACTTTGCTGATGGCCCTGTTTGCGATTTTTTTTGGTACCCGCAAAGTCGACGTCACCGAATACCGCTCCGGCCTCATGCTCGCCATCGCGTTTGAGTCTCTGATCAAATTACTGGCGCTGATGGCCGTAGCCGTTATTGCTGTGCAAGCTCTGTTAACGCAAAACAGCCTCACAACAGTCAACTTGACTCACTGGCAGGGTTTTGACTTTACCAATTTCAACTTTATCGGCCAGACGCTGATGGCCGCCGCCGCCATCATCTGCTTACCCCGCCAGTTTCACGTGACAGTGGTCGACAACCAGGACCGCCGCCATCTTCGCACCGCTCGCTGGGCATTCCCGTTGTATCTGATCCTGATAGCCGCGATGATCTTGCCCATTGCCAGTGCCGCCATTCACCCTGATATAGGCCAGGACATGGCAGCAGATAGCTTTGTACTGGCGCTGCCGATGATGCAGGGTCATCCGCTGATCACCACCTTTGTGTTTATCGGGGGCTTATCCGCAGCGACGGCCATGATAGTGGTGGCAACTTTAACGCTCAGTACCATGCTTTCTAACGACGTTGTACTGCCCCTGCTGTTAAAGCGTAAGTTTAAGAAAAACCGCCTGACCAGCAATTATAAATCCCGTATCTTGTTGATCCGCCGTTTTATCATTGCCGCGATTTTGGTACTGGCGTTTCTCTATCAGCAGTGGTTTGGCCATGGCGAGGCACTTGCGAACATGGGCCTGGTCGCCTTTTCTCTGGTCACGCAGTTGTTACCCGCCATAGTCGGCGGCTTATACTGGCGTAAAGGCCACGCCTATGGTGTATATGCCGGATTGCTGGCCGGCTTTTTATGCTGGATGTTATTTCTAATGTTTCCAGTGATAGAAGCAGGCAGCAGCCTGGACTTTGAAACCCGCCAGACCATCATTACTCGCGGTACCCTGCTGGCGTTGCTGGCCAATATCAGCTGTTATATCAGCTTCTCGCTGGGTGCATATGAGCGCCTGATAGATAAAATCCAGGCAGCCGCCTTTGTCAGCCCCTGGGAGCAAGCCAGTGCTGCCAAACGCCTGAATAAAGACGTTAAAGCCACTGTGTATGACTTTACCGTGCTGCTGCAAACCTTTTTGGGAATACAGCGCAGTCAGCAGTTACTCAGCCACTATGCCATTAACCACGATATTGAAGACAGCAACGCCTACCCCAGTGCCGACTTTATCGCCTTTTGCGAGCGTGCACTCACCGGTGTGCTGGGTGCTTCCTCGGCGCGTGCGCTGATCCATGCGGTTTCTTCGGGCAAACAGCTTGCATTCGAAGAAGTGGTCAACTTTTTCGATGAGACTACCCAGGCATTACAATTCAACCAAAACCTGTTGTTTACCTCCCTGGAAAATCTCAGCCATGGTATTTCCGTAGTAGATAAAGACCTCAAACTGGTTGCCTGGAATCGTCGTTATCATGAAATGTTCCAATATCCGGATGGTTTTTTACAGGTAGGTCAGAGCATTGAAGAAGTGATCCGCTTTAATGCAGAGCGCGGTGAATGCGGTCCCGGCGAGCTGGAAAAACTGGTTGATAAGCGTGTACAGCATCTGAAAAACGGCACGCCGCATCATTTTATTCGCCATCGCAGCGATGGTCAGGTATTCGAAATGACGGGTAATCCGCTACCGGAAGGTGGCTTTGTGACCAGTTTCTCAGATATCACCAGTCACATTGACACACAAAACGCGCTGGAAGAGATCAATATGGATCTCGAAAACCGCATCGAGGCGCGTACCCAGGAGATCCGTCTGATCAACCAGGATCTCAAAGCTCAAATCGCCAGCCGGGAAAAAACCGAGCAGGCGCTGGTTGCTGCAAAAAAAGAGGCTGAGCGCGCCAACGACAGTAAGACCCGCTTTCTTGCGCTGGCCAGCCACGATATATTGCAGCCGCTGAATGCCGCACGTCTTTACCTGGCAGCGATCAATGAAGATAAATTACCGGAAAATGACCGCAGTAACCTCGAAAAGCTCGGTGCCAGCCTGGATTCTACCGTGCATCTGATGTCGGCACTGCTGGATATCGCCAAGCTGGAACAAGGCGCAATGAAACCAACGCCCCGCCATTTTGATATTGACGACATTATGTCGCCGCTGGCCAACGAATATGCCATTTTATGCCAGGAAAAGGGCCTGGCTCTGCGTGTACGTACCAGCCATCAGGTGATCCACAGCGACATTACCTATCTGCGCCGTATTGTGCAAAACCTGGTCTCTAATGCGGTGAAATACACTGACCAAGGTCGCGTGCTGCTGGCCTGTCGCCGCCGCAGCCACAGCGTACGTATTGAGGTATGGGATACCGGCCCCGGTATATCAGAGCATGAGCAACAAAAGATATTCAACGACTTTTATCGCATTCAGAGCGGTGATAATAAGGGCGTGGGACTGGGGCTCGGCGTTGTGAAGCGATTGTGTGAGCTGCTCAGCATGCCGCTGGAAATGCACTCAATCCCCGGCAAAGGCAGCCGCTTCTGTGTCGAAGTGCCACTCGGAGAATTACAGCAGGTACAGCAAAAAGCCGCCCAAACGGAGCAAAAACCAAGTGCCAAAGCCAGTTTAAACCTGCTCGTGGTTGACGACGATCCTAAGAATCTGGCCGCCATGGCAAGCCTGCTCGATAAGTGGCAATTTAGCTATCAGATGTTTGAAAGGGCAGACATTGCCCGGCAATATGCCGCTGACAACCCGGCACCAGATTTTATTCTGATGGATTATCAGCTCGATAATGATGAAAACGGGGTTAACCTGATCACAGAATTAAGACAATGCTGGCAAGCAGAAGTACCGGCGGTCCTGATCACAGCGGTACGTGACGAACCTTTGAAACTACAGGCCAAACAGGCCCGGATCCACTATCTCAGTAAGCCGCTAAAACCTGCCAAGCTAAAAGCACTGCTCAGCCACAACGCCTGA
- a CDS encoding DUF4212 domain-containing protein, whose product MAFKSEEQAKAYWSENLALMFKLLVVWFVVSFGCGILLVDVLNEVRFFGFKLGFWFSQQGAIYTFVALIFVYVFKMDALDKKYGVDE is encoded by the coding sequence ATGGCTTTTAAAAGTGAAGAACAAGCAAAAGCATATTGGTCAGAAAATCTAGCCTTAATGTTTAAGCTATTAGTAGTGTGGTTTGTGGTGTCTTTTGGATGCGGCATTCTGCTGGTTGATGTACTCAACGAGGTCCGTTTCTTCGGCTTTAAGTTGGGTTTTTGGTTTTCGCAGCAGGGCGCAATTTATACCTTCGTTGCTTTGATTTTTGTCTATGTATTCAAAATGGATGCGCTGGACAAAAAATACGGCGTGGATGAATAA
- a CDS encoding EAL domain-containing protein, with product MNKRNFALKALSLTWIVIGFVVFIASLSAYVLYTYHQTRSTIVNGIDQQLKMAARSTQLILGDDYHDRLDEINDDEYRHKSMQLSQLAQHLGVEYVYAMVYDAPYVRFSASSYTQNDVLQDKVTRLLDLYPEATAVNKSAFRSTQPLFEVSEDKWGHFKTIFIPHVTRDGRVYLTGADIKTSHIQTELAKSVKEALFTACFFFAIALLVAGMYLLILRKTLTTDARTGFPNRLALEQDLAKNPNQHLSLAIVAINELEEIVSFYGTDVGDEIIRRVMSHFSEFTAPFKVYRLATAKLVLLSDATKGEHYLSSLINEFPVTTPILQQPHLYVQLTAGIASGNKRLLLENAFIACRQAQQKQQRVCMYGQDPTQIKTIQESHIAIAKTVQSAFEQHRILPYFTPRMGTESKAIEQYHCTPRVLTEQGLILRPESFSDVIRHSRLSSQLTKVMLELCTAHFRKSHHAWSMQLSWQDLADPQMMEFIFAQLRRYPQPAKITFELEEQEVIEHFADMRVYINVLKSKGVNIMVASSNSGLLTISRVLKLTIDSVKLTSSVIEQLGEDTELHEYIEHIARLCHERQIALLVDGVQSKYQLEQLLDCNVKLVEGSLIGTPGPHINISPGNLSKDLQASA from the coding sequence ATGAATAAACGGAATTTCGCGCTGAAGGCCTTATCACTGACCTGGATAGTCATCGGCTTTGTGGTTTTTATCGCGTCTTTATCGGCCTATGTGCTGTACACCTACCATCAAACTCGCAGTACCATAGTTAACGGGATAGATCAGCAGCTCAAGATGGCCGCACGCAGCACTCAACTGATACTGGGTGATGATTATCATGACAGGCTCGATGAAATTAACGACGATGAGTATCGACACAAAAGCATGCAACTGTCGCAGCTGGCGCAACACCTGGGTGTAGAATACGTTTATGCCATGGTCTACGACGCCCCCTATGTGCGTTTTAGTGCCTCCAGCTACACCCAAAATGATGTACTGCAGGACAAAGTAACCCGCTTGCTGGACCTGTATCCAGAAGCCACCGCAGTCAACAAAAGCGCCTTTCGCTCAACACAACCCTTATTTGAAGTCTCTGAAGACAAATGGGGCCACTTTAAAACCATTTTTATTCCCCATGTAACGCGCGATGGCCGGGTGTACCTAACCGGTGCAGACATCAAAACGTCACACATTCAGACCGAGCTTGCCAAAAGTGTCAAAGAGGCACTGTTCACCGCCTGTTTCTTTTTTGCCATTGCCTTGCTGGTAGCCGGGATGTACTTATTGATATTGAGAAAAACCCTGACAACAGACGCCCGTACCGGATTCCCTAATCGCCTCGCGCTGGAGCAGGACCTGGCGAAAAACCCTAACCAGCACCTCAGCCTGGCAATTGTTGCCATTAATGAGCTGGAAGAAATTGTCAGCTTTTATGGTACTGACGTCGGCGATGAGATCATCCGCCGGGTGATGAGCCATTTCAGCGAGTTTACGGCCCCCTTTAAGGTCTACCGCCTCGCTACAGCAAAACTGGTGTTGTTGAGTGACGCTACTAAGGGAGAGCACTACCTGAGCAGTCTGATCAATGAGTTCCCCGTCACAACGCCAATCTTGCAGCAGCCGCATTTATACGTCCAGCTCACCGCGGGAATAGCCAGTGGTAATAAACGTCTGCTACTGGAAAACGCGTTTATCGCCTGCCGCCAGGCACAGCAAAAACAACAGCGCGTATGTATGTATGGGCAAGACCCCACACAGATCAAAACCATTCAGGAATCTCATATTGCGATTGCCAAAACCGTGCAAAGCGCCTTTGAACAACACCGGATCCTGCCCTATTTTACACCGCGCATGGGCACCGAGAGCAAAGCAATAGAGCAATATCATTGCACCCCCCGGGTGCTCACAGAGCAGGGGCTGATCTTACGTCCCGAGTCTTTTTCTGATGTGATCCGTCATTCCAGACTGAGCTCTCAGCTGACCAAAGTGATGTTAGAATTGTGCACTGCACATTTTCGTAAATCGCATCATGCGTGGAGCATGCAATTGAGCTGGCAGGACCTGGCCGACCCACAAATGATGGAATTTATTTTTGCCCAGCTGAGACGCTACCCGCAACCGGCCAAAATTACCTTTGAGCTGGAAGAGCAGGAAGTGATTGAGCACTTTGCTGATATGCGGGTGTATATCAATGTGCTAAAAAGCAAAGGCGTGAATATCATGGTGGCATCGAGTAACAGCGGCCTCCTGACCATCAGTCGGGTACTCAAGCTCACCATAGACAGCGTTAAGCTAACCTCCAGCGTGATTGAACAGCTTGGCGAAGATACTGAACTCCATGAGTACATTGAACACATTGCAAGACTGTGCCATGAGCGCCAAATCGCACTGCTGGTCGACGGTGTACAGAGTAAATATCAGCTGGAGCAGCTACTGGATTGTAACGTGAAGCTGGTTGAGGGAAGTCTTATCGGCACACCCGGACCACACATCAACATAAGCCCGGGCAACCTGAGCAAAGATTTACAGGCCAGCGCCTGA
- a CDS encoding sensor domain-containing diguanylate cyclase — translation MNRLTQSTQKLRRISSQEVDVSGEHQSFLHDIIFEAKSLLQVDRVSVWLFDDMHQPTKLLNYANTDWQDVPAQLPVLSIDDFPVYFATIITGQSIAADNASLDPRTSEFTDIYLKPNDIATMLDTAIFKNGIALGVVCCEGRTDVRQWQEWEVAITEMVADCCSRRLLVHELYQMQQKLTKMAFQDMLTGLNNRRFLMEHAKREMSRHQRTERPMSLIMMDLDRFKRINDDFGHDAGDKVLQKFAQCCLDVVRVEDCFCRLGGEEFVVLLPETSVSDAHMVASRLCSATRDMEVRQENALIRVTASFGVSEVNPSMPFSHALKMADQAVYRAKANGRDQIQLAC, via the coding sequence TTGAATCGATTAACTCAGAGCACGCAAAAATTGCGGCGGATCAGTTCGCAAGAAGTCGATGTTTCCGGCGAACATCAGAGCTTTCTGCACGATATTATTTTTGAAGCAAAATCTTTGCTTCAGGTTGATCGTGTCTCGGTGTGGCTGTTTGATGACATGCACCAGCCTACTAAGCTGCTCAACTATGCCAATACCGACTGGCAGGATGTGCCAGCACAGCTGCCTGTGCTGAGCATTGATGACTTTCCCGTCTATTTTGCCACCATTATTACCGGTCAGTCGATCGCAGCAGACAATGCCAGCCTGGATCCCCGTACCAGCGAATTTACCGACATTTACCTTAAGCCCAATGATATTGCCACTATGCTGGATACCGCGATTTTCAAAAATGGTATTGCATTGGGGGTGGTGTGTTGTGAAGGGCGCACTGATGTGCGTCAGTGGCAGGAGTGGGAAGTAGCTATCACAGAAATGGTCGCAGACTGCTGCAGCCGGCGCCTGTTGGTCCACGAGTTGTATCAGATGCAGCAAAAGCTCACCAAAATGGCGTTTCAGGACATGCTCACGGGTTTGAACAATCGTCGCTTCTTGATGGAGCATGCCAAGCGTGAAATGAGTCGTCATCAGCGTACTGAGCGGCCAATGAGCCTGATCATGATGGATCTTGACCGCTTTAAGCGGATCAATGACGACTTTGGTCATGATGCCGGCGACAAAGTACTGCAAAAGTTTGCCCAGTGCTGCCTCGATGTGGTGCGCGTTGAAGACTGCTTTTGTCGCTTAGGCGGCGAAGAGTTTGTGGTCTTGCTGCCAGAAACTTCGGTCAGTGACGCGCATATGGTGGCCAGTCGATTATGTTCTGCCACCCGGGATATGGAGGTGCGCCAGGAAAATGCCCTGATCAGAGTAACGGCCAGTTTTGGAGTAAGCGAAGTAAACCCCAGCATGCCGTTCAGCCACGCACTGAAGATGGCCGACCAGGCAGTTTACCGTGCTAAGGCCAATGGTCGCGACCAGATCCAGCTCGCCTGTTAA